One Lachnospiraceae bacterium C1.1 genomic region harbors:
- a CDS encoding phosphatidylglycerol lysyltransferase domain-containing protein: protein MKDSKKYIDIPKETEENLFSLGYSKISADSYRIFDRYYNRMNDWWTSSSAFINLVGLMDSYIVYMKEAEGMMLNMIFLRTDGYFVAGPFLGEYKKEKMPSLMKILSEDFEALSQKFIIMDVAKWMMPFYEASGFSFEVEDDRDIMEYIFTPEQFFAGLNQQDDRYRYNYFNRKNQYETINIRPEHAEEIDAFMNREWCENNKCENCHFGCLKKIIVNVVKDFDKLNARGILVRVDGRAAGICIVTCRNHIGMYHYKNAINRIKGLNEFLLRESFERFMGDAEIINYTEDMGIESLRYYKMHMAPEYGLFSRLTLTVENYG, encoded by the coding sequence ATGAAGGATAGCAAAAAATATATTGACATACCAAAAGAAACTGAAGAAAATCTCTTTTCTTTGGGATACAGTAAAATTTCAGCAGACAGTTATAGAATTTTTGACCGTTATTACAACCGTATGAATGACTGGTGGACCTCCAGCAGCGCATTTATTAATCTGGTCGGGCTTATGGACTCATATATCGTCTATATGAAAGAGGCGGAAGGAATGATGCTTAATATGATCTTTCTCCGTACAGACGGATATTTTGTAGCCGGACCATTTCTTGGCGAATACAAAAAAGAAAAGATGCCTTCACTGATGAAAATATTATCGGAGGATTTTGAGGCACTTTCTCAAAAGTTCATCATAATGGATGTTGCAAAATGGATGATGCCTTTTTATGAAGCTTCCGGTTTTTCATTCGAGGTGGAGGATGACCGGGATATTATGGAGTATATATTTACTCCCGAACAGTTTTTTGCCGGACTCAATCAGCAGGATGACCGCTATCGATACAATTATTTCAATAGAAAAAATCAATATGAAACCATAAATATAAGGCCTGAACACGCAGAAGAGATCGATGCTTTTATGAACAGGGAATGGTGCGAAAATAACAAGTGTGAAAACTGTCATTTTGGCTGTCTCAAAAAAATCATAGTCAATGTGGTAAAAGATTTCGATAAGCTGAATGCCCGTGGGATCCTTGTCAGGGTGGACGGCAGGGCGGCAGGGATATGTATCGTTACCTGTCGGAATCATATAGGTATGTATCATTATAAAAATGCCATAAACCGCATAAAGGGATTAAATGAATTTCTTTTGAGAGAATCCTTTGAACGTTTTATGGGAGATGCAGAAATAATCAATTATACTGAGGATATGGGTATTGAAAGCCTTCGTTATTACAAAATGCATATGGCACCCGAATATGGTCTTTTTTCACGATTGACATTAACAGTGGAAAATTATGGATAA